In the Candidatus Methanoperedens sp. genome, AGCATTAGCCTTATCAAAAACTTTAGTTGATTTCGTCCAGCATCCAGAGAAAATAAAGGCGTGATCGAGTGCGGGCATATCTGGAAACTTCAACACTTGTAGTATACTGTTTTGGCAGGAAGTTAGAGCCTGAGAGATACAAAGATGTAGCGGCTTTGTTTGATAAAATAGATTCACGGGATATCACAGGGGTAGTCTCTTTTTATTCGCTTCACGAATTGTTCATTTTTGCCATAGAAAATTTTTCACCGGATATTTCAAGAAACATCGGTAAAAGAGCACTTGAAGAAATACTCAAAACAAAAGTTGAGATAATTCCCCTTCTTAATAGAGAGCAAAGGATTCGATATTCCAGTGACATCAAATTAAAAGATACTTCAGATATACCCCATGCGATTTTAGCCTTTATAGAAAAATGTGATTGCATTGTGACGTATGATGCGCATTTTGACGATATAAACACTATAATTAAAATATGTCAACCTGAAAAGTTGCTATAAATTGAATCCTTCTTATTACCATCTCTCAAAAACTGGCGCCTACACCGCGAAGTTCGCAAATAACGCAAATCAGAGGCTTCTTTTTACACTTCGGCGCGTTAAAAAGATTCGAAAAAATCCGCGTTCATCTGCGGTTTCAAATTCCTGAAGCTCTTTTTTGCTGAGGCATCGGCGCGAATCGAATGATTCTGGTGCGTAACAATTCAGCGGACGGGGCGGCTATGAGGACCTGGGGACGCGCCACATGGGGATTTCATGAAAGCAGCGGTTTGAATCCAGTCAATCCTGTTATCCTGTCGAAATAAGTTCTTACTCAGGTTTTGATTCATGTAGGCTGCTTCGGGACATATCGGCGCCGGGAGTTTAATATTTTAAGAGTAATAAATTTTCAGCGCCTCCGGAGGAACACTGACTGCACGGCGGATGCGCACAGATTCCGTATCCGTGAATATCCGTCCAATCCGTGTCATCCGTGTTCCAGTCGTTGAAGGATATTATTTCAATACCATGCGGCAAAAGGCAAAGCGCCGCAGCATCTTTGCGGTCTTTGCGCTCATTGCGGCGGGCCTTGCATTTTGCCTCAGTTATCAGGAACGATAGGGTCGAGTCTTTCAAACGTATACCTCACTGCCGTTCTCGTTCATAATGCGGATTCCCCCTGACATGAGTTGC is a window encoding:
- a CDS encoding PIN domain-containing protein, whose translation is MRAYLETSTLVVYCFGRKLEPERYKDVAALFDKIDSRDITGVVSFYSLHELFIFAIENFSPDISRNIGKRALEEILKTKVEIIPLLNREQRIRYSSDIKLKDTSDIPHAILAFIEKCDCIVTYDAHFDDINTIIKICQPEKLL